The following proteins come from a genomic window of Nicotiana tomentosiformis chromosome 12, ASM39032v3, whole genome shotgun sequence:
- the LOC104109120 gene encoding uncharacterized protein isoform X2 yields the protein MEEAKHKIPQKKNPKETERVLRTEGKMEGVEGQGSNRYTLQPSRLASEDILLCVDVDSESLVEMKVSVAGGRPYSRLDSIKQAIILFINAKLTINPDHRFAFAALGKSAFWVRKEFTSDIDSAISACRGITAVDSPCGHADLTQLFRVAAHDAKKSRAQNRILRVILLYCRSSIPPQHQWPATQKLFTLDVVYLHDKPGPDNCPQKVYDALVEALEHVSEYEGYIFESGQGLTRVLFRHMCTLLSHPQQRCVQDDLDIPRSLTKKSVTVDSAPADENAAL from the exons ATGGAAGAAGCGAAACACAAAATCCCCCAAAAGAAAAACCCGAAGGAAACAGAGAGAGTGTTGAGGACAGAGGGGAAAATGGAGGGAGTAGAAGGACAGGGCTCAAATCGTTACACTCTACAACCAAGTCGATTAGCAAGCGAAGACATACTATTGTGTGTAGATGTAGACAGCGAATCACTGGTTGAAATGAAGGTTTCGGTTGCGGGTGGGCGACCTTATAGCAGATTAGACTCCATTAAGCAAGCCATCATTCTCTTTATCAACGCTAAGCTTACCATTAACCCAGATCACCGTTTCGCTTTTGCTGCTCTTGGCAAATCCGCTTTTTGG GTTCGGAAAGAGTTTACTAGTGACATTGACTCGGCAATTTCTGCATGTCGGGGTATCACAGCAGTCGATTCACCTTGTGGCCATGCAGACCTTACTCAACTATTTCGGGTGGCAGCTCATGACGCCAAAAAGTCACGTGCACAAAATCGGATACTCAGGGTG ATACTTCTATATTGTAGGTCATCTATACCACCACAGCATCAATGGCCTGCTACCCAAAAACTCTTCACTTTGGACGTAGTTTACCTTCATGACAAGCCTGGACCTGACAATTGCCCTCAAAAGGTGTATGATGCCCTCGTGGAGGCCCTTGAACATGTCAGCGAATATGAAGGTTACATATTTGAGAGTGGTCAGGGGCTTACTCGTGTCTTGTTCCGTCATATGTGTACACTCTTGTCCCACCCGCAGCAACGTTGCGTGCAAGATGACCTTGACATTCCCAGGTCTCTTACAAAGAAGTCAGTTACGGTTGACTCAGCCCCAGCTGATGAAAATGCTGCTCTCTAA
- the LOC104109120 gene encoding uncharacterized protein isoform X1 — protein sequence MEEAKHKIPQKKNPKETERVLRTEGKMEGVEGQGSNRYTLQPSRLASEDILLCVDVDSESLVEMKVSVAGGRPYSRLDSIKQAIILFINAKLTINPDHRFAFAALGKSAFWVAVELNWNHLLNFLFVKVRKEFTSDIDSAISACRGITAVDSPCGHADLTQLFRVAAHDAKKSRAQNRILRVILLYCRSSIPPQHQWPATQKLFTLDVVYLHDKPGPDNCPQKVYDALVEALEHVSEYEGYIFESGQGLTRVLFRHMCTLLSHPQQRCVQDDLDIPRSLTKKSVTVDSAPADENAAL from the exons ATGGAAGAAGCGAAACACAAAATCCCCCAAAAGAAAAACCCGAAGGAAACAGAGAGAGTGTTGAGGACAGAGGGGAAAATGGAGGGAGTAGAAGGACAGGGCTCAAATCGTTACACTCTACAACCAAGTCGATTAGCAAGCGAAGACATACTATTGTGTGTAGATGTAGACAGCGAATCACTGGTTGAAATGAAGGTTTCGGTTGCGGGTGGGCGACCTTATAGCAGATTAGACTCCATTAAGCAAGCCATCATTCTCTTTATCAACGCTAAGCTTACCATTAACCCAGATCACCGTTTCGCTTTTGCTGCTCTTGGCAAATCCGCTTTTTGG GTGGCTGTAGAATTGAATTGGAATCATCTTCTCAATTTTCTATTCGTGAAGGTTCGGAAAGAGTTTACTAGTGACATTGACTCGGCAATTTCTGCATGTCGGGGTATCACAGCAGTCGATTCACCTTGTGGCCATGCAGACCTTACTCAACTATTTCGGGTGGCAGCTCATGACGCCAAAAAGTCACGTGCACAAAATCGGATACTCAGGGTG ATACTTCTATATTGTAGGTCATCTATACCACCACAGCATCAATGGCCTGCTACCCAAAAACTCTTCACTTTGGACGTAGTTTACCTTCATGACAAGCCTGGACCTGACAATTGCCCTCAAAAGGTGTATGATGCCCTCGTGGAGGCCCTTGAACATGTCAGCGAATATGAAGGTTACATATTTGAGAGTGGTCAGGGGCTTACTCGTGTCTTGTTCCGTCATATGTGTACACTCTTGTCCCACCCGCAGCAACGTTGCGTGCAAGATGACCTTGACATTCCCAGGTCTCTTACAAAGAAGTCAGTTACGGTTGACTCAGCCCCAGCTGATGAAAATGCTGCTCTCTAA
- the LOC104109120 gene encoding uncharacterized protein isoform X3, whose amino-acid sequence MEEAKHKIPQKKNPKETERVLRTEGKMEGVEGQGSNRYTLQPSRLASEDILLCVDVDSESLVEMKVSVAGGRPYSRLDSIKQAIILFINAKLTINPDHRFAFAALGKSAFWILLYCRSSIPPQHQWPATQKLFTLDVVYLHDKPGPDNCPQKVYDALVEALEHVSEYEGYIFESGQGLTRVLFRHMCTLLSHPQQRCVQDDLDIPRSLTKKSVTVDSAPADENAAL is encoded by the exons ATGGAAGAAGCGAAACACAAAATCCCCCAAAAGAAAAACCCGAAGGAAACAGAGAGAGTGTTGAGGACAGAGGGGAAAATGGAGGGAGTAGAAGGACAGGGCTCAAATCGTTACACTCTACAACCAAGTCGATTAGCAAGCGAAGACATACTATTGTGTGTAGATGTAGACAGCGAATCACTGGTTGAAATGAAGGTTTCGGTTGCGGGTGGGCGACCTTATAGCAGATTAGACTCCATTAAGCAAGCCATCATTCTCTTTATCAACGCTAAGCTTACCATTAACCCAGATCACCGTTTCGCTTTTGCTGCTCTTGGCAAATCCGCTTTTTGG ATACTTCTATATTGTAGGTCATCTATACCACCACAGCATCAATGGCCTGCTACCCAAAAACTCTTCACTTTGGACGTAGTTTACCTTCATGACAAGCCTGGACCTGACAATTGCCCTCAAAAGGTGTATGATGCCCTCGTGGAGGCCCTTGAACATGTCAGCGAATATGAAGGTTACATATTTGAGAGTGGTCAGGGGCTTACTCGTGTCTTGTTCCGTCATATGTGTACACTCTTGTCCCACCCGCAGCAACGTTGCGTGCAAGATGACCTTGACATTCCCAGGTCTCTTACAAAGAAGTCAGTTACGGTTGACTCAGCCCCAGCTGATGAAAATGCTGCTCTCTAA